In Rhodobacter xanthinilyticus, a single window of DNA contains:
- a CDS encoding ABC transporter permease produces the protein MRLEPIAAPSLARRILPPALAILGAFVVAAVLARLAGGAPFAVFSGIVTGAVGSKFAALETLNRATPLIFTGLAVAVAFRAKLWNIGAEAQLYAGALVTAVLGTGALPLPAPLLLPLICAVAMLAGAALLFGPAVLKTRLGVDEVVTTLLLNFIFLLFVSYLLEGPLKDPMGMGWPKSARLVPEARLPRIVEGLRLHWGFVLALIAAALVWVINARTTLGFEMRAVGANREAARFAGIPVTAVTLKTALLSGGLAGLAGFSEVSGLKGALTLDLSPGYGYSGIVVAMLALLHPLGVVAAALFVAAIFVGADAMSRAQGVPTYLADIMLAAALLFMVLAILLTKFRVVRD, from the coding sequence ATGCGGCTTGAGCCGATCGCGGCGCCCTCGCTCGCGCGCCGTATCCTGCCGCCGGCGCTGGCGATTCTGGGGGCCTTTGTCGTCGCGGCGGTGCTGGCGCGGCTCGCCGGGGGGGCGCCGTTTGCGGTCTTTTCCGGGATCGTGACCGGCGCGGTCGGCTCGAAATTTGCCGCCCTCGAGACGCTCAACCGCGCGACGCCGCTGATCTTCACCGGCCTTGCCGTGGCGGTGGCGTTTCGCGCGAAGCTGTGGAACATCGGCGCCGAGGCGCAGCTTTACGCGGGCGCGCTGGTCACTGCGGTGCTCGGCACCGGCGCTCTGCCCTTGCCCGCGCCGCTTCTGCTGCCCTTGATCTGCGCGGTGGCGATGCTGGCGGGGGCGGCGCTGCTCTTCGGGCCGGCGGTGCTCAAAACCCGGCTCGGCGTCGACGAGGTTGTCACCACGCTTCTGTTGAACTTCATTTTCCTGTTGTTCGTCAGCTATTTGCTCGAAGGGCCGCTGAAAGACCCGATGGGCATGGGCTGGCCGAAATCGGCGCGTCTGGTGCCCGAGGCGCGGCTGCCGCGGATCGTCGAGGGGCTGCGGCTGCATTGGGGGTTCGTGCTCGCGCTGATCGCGGCGGCGCTGGTCTGGGTGATCAACGCGCGCACCACGCTCGGCTTCGAGATGCGCGCGGTGGGCGCGAACCGCGAGGCCGCGCGTTTTGCCGGGATCCCGGTGACCGCGGTGACGCTGAAAACCGCGCTTTTGTCGGGCGGGCTTGCGGGGCTTGCGGGCTTTTCCGAGGTCTCGGGGCTCAAGGGCGCGCTCACGCTCGATCTGAGCCCGGGCTATGGCTATAGCGGCATCGTGGTGGCGATGCTGGCGCTGTTGCATCCGCTCGGCGTGGTGGCGGCGGCGCTCTTTGTGGCGGCGATCTTCGTCGGCGCCGATGCGATGAGCCGCGCGCAAGGCGTGCCGACATATCTCGCCGATATCATGCTCGCCGCGGCGCTTCTCTTCATGGTTCTGGCGATCCTCTTGACGAAATTCCGGGTGGTGAGGGACTGA
- a CDS encoding ABC transporter ATP-binding protein, whose protein sequence is MAQEAGAQPVVLRLSEISKSFGALKALDGVSLSLARGEVLALLGENGAGKTTLMNVLFGQYTADRGSVEVMGRALPPGAPRAALAAGVGMVHQHFTLAGNLTVWENIVLGTQSLWRGRIGARAARARIADLAARFHLAVDPEAKVGRLSVGERQRVEILKALYRDARILILDEPTAVLTPQESDALFATLREAVGQGLSVVFISHKLHEVMAIADRVVVLRHGRMVAERAAAETSAPELAALMVGGALPESEIAPRPAGPALLRLSQVSTRPEGRAPGLREVTLSLHAGQITGLAGVSGNGQRALSDLVSGLVAPSLGGFEIGGAPVSRWSPRAAIARGIGRIPEDRHRTGTIADFDLTENAVLETYARDFARHGWLDWRAARAHAEALIRGYDVRCPGPGTRIRLLSGGNMQKLILGRVLETGPRIILANQPVRGLDIGAVTYVHNRLAAARDGGAAVLLISEDLDEVMKLSDVIHVISEGRLSPPFARGAVSVATLGEWMAGAHFAPAAAGKTGGAHHAA, encoded by the coding sequence ATGGCGCAAGAAGCCGGGGCGCAGCCGGTGGTGCTGCGCCTGTCCGAGATCTCGAAGAGCTTCGGCGCGCTCAAGGCGCTCGATGGCGTCAGCCTGAGCCTTGCGCGCGGCGAGGTTCTCGCTCTTCTGGGCGAGAATGGCGCGGGCAAGACCACGCTGATGAACGTGCTCTTCGGCCAATATACCGCCGACCGGGGCTCGGTCGAGGTGATGGGGCGGGCGCTGCCGCCCGGCGCGCCGCGTGCGGCGCTCGCGGCGGGCGTGGGGATGGTGCATCAGCATTTCACCCTCGCGGGCAATCTCACCGTCTGGGAAAACATCGTCCTTGGCACGCAGAGCCTGTGGCGCGGGCGGATCGGGGCGCGCGCGGCGCGTGCGCGCATCGCCGATCTCGCGGCGCGGTTTCATCTCGCGGTCGACCCGGAGGCGAAGGTCGGGCGGCTGAGCGTGGGCGAGCGTCAGCGCGTCGAGATACTCAAGGCGCTTTACCGCGACGCGCGGATCCTGATCCTCGACGAGCCGACTGCGGTGCTCACGCCGCAAGAAAGCGACGCGCTTTTTGCGACGCTGCGCGAGGCGGTGGGGCAGGGGCTCTCGGTCGTGTTCATCTCGCACAAGCTCCATGAGGTGATGGCGATCGCCGACCGGGTGGTGGTCTTGCGCCATGGGCGGATGGTGGCCGAGCGGGCCGCGGCCGAGACCTCGGCGCCCGAGCTCGCGGCGCTGATGGTGGGCGGCGCGCTGCCCGAGAGCGAGATCGCGCCGCGCCCGGCGGGGCCGGCGCTCTTGCGCCTCTCGCAGGTCTCGACCCGGCCCGAGGGCCGCGCGCCGGGGCTGCGCGAGGTCACGCTCTCGCTGCACGCCGGCCAGATCACCGGCCTTGCGGGCGTTTCCGGCAACGGTCAGCGCGCGCTCTCCGATCTCGTCTCGGGGCTGGTGGCGCCGAGCCTTGGCGGCTTCGAGATCGGCGGCGCGCCGGTCTCCCGCTGGAGCCCGCGCGCCGCGATCGCGCGCGGCATCGGCCGGATCCCCGAGGACCGCCACCGCACCGGCACGATCGCCGATTTCGACCTGACCGAGAACGCCGTCCTCGAGACCTATGCGCGCGATTTCGCCCGCCATGGCTGGCTCGACTGGCGCGCCGCGCGGGCCCATGCCGAGGCGCTGATCCGGGGCTATGACGTGCGCTGCCCGGGGCCCGGCACGCGGATCCGGCTGCTCTCGGGGGGCAATATGCAAAAGCTGATCCTCGGGCGCGTGCTCGAGACCGGGCCGCGGATCATCCTCGCCAACCAGCCGGTGCGCGGGCTCGATATCGGCGCGGTGACCTATGTGCACAACCGCCTCGCGGCGGCGCGCGATGGCGGCGCGGCGGTGCTCCTGATCTCGGAGGATCTCGACGAGGTGATGAAATTGTCCGATGTGATCCATGTGATCTCCGAGGGGCGGCTCAGCCCGCCGTTTGCGCGCGGCGCGGTCTCGGTCGCGACCTTGGGGGAATGGATGGCGGGGGCGCATTTCGCGCCCGCGGCGGCCGGGAAAACGGGGGGCGCCCATCATGCGGCTTGA
- a CDS encoding BMP family protein, whose amino-acid sequence MAADLTRSFAPSRRAFLQSSLAVAALTGLGAGRARAEGEVLKVAGIYTVPVEQQWVSRIHVAAMAAKERGEIDYTYSENTANTDYPRVMREYAESGYKLIVGEIFGAEQEAREVAAEYPEVAFLMGSSFAPDAALANLSVFDNYIQDASYLSGIIAGAMTKTGNIGMVGGFPIPEVNRLMHAFMAGVKETRPDATFQVSFIGSWFDPPKAKETAYAMIEAGADLLYAERFGVSDAAKEKGVLAIGNVIDTQADYPETVVASALWNFQPTLDAAIAAVKAGAFTAADYGQYSFMKAGGCALAPHGTFEGKIPQAALDKVAAQEAAIKSGAFTVAIDDSEPKSS is encoded by the coding sequence ATGGCTGCTGATCTGACCCGCTCGTTTGCGCCCTCGCGGCGCGCATTCCTGCAAAGCTCGCTCGCGGTGGCGGCGCTGACCGGCCTCGGCGCGGGGCGTGCGCGGGCCGAGGGCGAGGTGCTCAAGGTCGCGGGGATCTATACCGTCCCGGTCGAGCAGCAATGGGTTTCGCGCATCCATGTCGCGGCGATGGCGGCCAAGGAGCGCGGCGAGATCGACTACACCTATTCGGAAAACACCGCCAATACCGATTACCCGCGCGTGATGCGCGAATATGCCGAGAGCGGCTACAAGCTGATCGTGGGCGAGATTTTCGGCGCCGAGCAGGAGGCGCGCGAGGTCGCCGCCGAATACCCCGAGGTGGCGTTCCTGATGGGCTCCTCCTTCGCGCCCGATGCGGCGCTGGCCAATCTCTCGGTCTTCGACAATTACATCCAGGACGCCTCCTATCTGAGCGGCATCATCGCCGGCGCGATGACCAAGACGGGCAATATCGGCATGGTCGGCGGCTTCCCGATCCCCGAGGTGAACCGGCTGATGCATGCGTTCATGGCGGGCGTGAAGGAAACCCGCCCCGATGCCACCTTCCAGGTGAGCTTCATCGGCTCGTGGTTCGACCCGCCGAAGGCCAAGGAAACCGCTTATGCGATGATCGAGGCGGGCGCCGATCTGCTCTATGCGGAGCGGTTTGGGGTCTCCGATGCGGCCAAGGAAAAGGGTGTCCTTGCGATCGGCAATGTGATCGACACCCAGGCCGATTACCCCGAAACGGTGGTCGCCTCGGCGCTGTGGAACTTCCAGCCGACGCTCGACGCGGCGATTGCGGCGGTCAAGGCGGGCGCCTTCACCGCGGCCGATTACGGGCAATATTCCTTCATGAAGGCCGGGGGCTGCGCGCTCGCGCCCCATGGCACGTTCGAGGGCAAGATCCCGCAAGCCGCGCTCGACAAGGTCGCCGCGCAGGAGGCCGCGATCAAATCGGGCGCCTTCACCGTCGCCATTGACGATTCCGAGCCGAAATCCTCCTGA
- a CDS encoding acetyl-CoA C-acyltransferase, with protein MDPVVIVGAARTPMGGFQGALGALAAAELGAVAIHGALGAGPMGAGLAAEAVEEVVMGCVLPAGQGQAPARQAALGAGLPLGAGATTVNKMCGSGMKAAMFGADLIAAGSARVVVAGGMESMSNAPYLLPKARAGLRMGHGAVLDHMFLDGLEDAYDKGRLMGTFAEDCAEEFGFSREDQDAFALQSLARAQAAIAEGRFRAEIAPVAVSGRAGAVEVAIDEQPGLARPEKIPQLKPAFRAGGTVTAANSSSISDGAAALILMRASEAEARGLRPLARIVGHASFADAPARFPTAPIGAMERLLARVGWSKNDVDLFEINEAFAVVAMAATRALGLDPARVNVNGGACALGHPIGASGARVLVTLLGALADRGLRRGVASLCIGGGEATAMAIERLD; from the coding sequence ATGGATCCGGTGGTGATCGTGGGGGCGGCGCGCACGCCGATGGGGGGCTTTCAGGGCGCGCTCGGGGCGCTTGCGGCGGCCGAGCTTGGCGCGGTGGCGATCCATGGCGCGCTTGGCGCGGGGCCGATGGGGGCGGGGCTCGCGGCCGAGGCGGTCGAGGAGGTGGTGATGGGCTGCGTTCTGCCCGCGGGCCAGGGCCAGGCGCCGGCGCGGCAGGCCGCGCTCGGGGCGGGGCTACCGCTTGGGGCGGGGGCGACGACCGTCAACAAGATGTGCGGCTCGGGGATGAAGGCGGCGATGTTCGGCGCCGATCTGATCGCGGCGGGTTCGGCGCGGGTGGTGGTCGCGGGGGGCATGGAGAGCATGTCGAACGCGCCCTATCTTTTGCCGAAAGCGCGGGCCGGGCTGCGGATGGGGCATGGGGCGGTGCTCGATCACATGTTCCTCGATGGGCTCGAGGACGCCTATGACAAGGGCCGCCTGATGGGCACCTTCGCCGAGGATTGCGCCGAGGAATTCGGCTTTTCGCGCGAGGATCAGGATGCGTTTGCGCTGCAGTCTCTGGCGCGCGCGCAGGCCGCGATCGCCGAGGGGCGGTTTCGGGCCGAGATCGCGCCGGTGGCGGTTTCGGGGCGGGCGGGCGCGGTCGAGGTGGCGATCGACGAGCAGCCCGGGCTCGCGCGGCCCGAGAAGATCCCGCAGCTCAAGCCCGCCTTCCGGGCGGGGGGCACGGTGACGGCGGCGAACAGCTCCTCGATCTCGGACGGGGCGGCGGCGCTGATCTTGATGCGCGCTTCCGAGGCCGAGGCGCGGGGGCTCAGGCCGCTTGCGCGGATCGTGGGGCATGCGAGTTTCGCCGATGCGCCGGCGCGATTCCCGACCGCACCGATCGGCGCGATGGAGCGGCTTCTGGCGCGCGTCGGCTGGTCGAAGAACGACGTGGATCTCTTTGAAATCAATGAGGCTTTCGCGGTTGTTGCGATGGCGGCCACGCGCGCGCTCGGGCTTGATCCGGCCCGCGTCAATGTCAATGGCGGGGCCTGTGCGCTTGGCCATCCGATCGGCGCCTCGGGGGCGCGGGTGCTGGTGACGCTTCTGGGCGCGCTCGCCGATCGGGGCTTGCGGCGCGGGGTGGCGAGCCTGTGCATCGGCGGCGGCGAGGCCACGGCGATGGCGATCGAGCGGCTCGACTGA
- a CDS encoding SDR family NAD(P)-dependent oxidoreductase, whose product MQISESVIAITGAGSGLGAAVARMVVEGGGRALLIDVNAEAGAAMAAELGGAARFQRTDVTSATEGAAAIAAAVEAFGRLDGLVNCAGIAPGEKIVGREGPHDLERFARAIAVNLTGTFNMLRLAAAQMAGNAPGPGGERGVIINTASIAAFDGQIGQAAYAASKGGVAALTLPAARELARSGIRVMTIAPGIFETPMMAGLPAEVQASLGASVPFPSRLGRAAEYAALVRHIMENQMLNGEVIRLDGALRMAPK is encoded by the coding sequence ATGCAGATCAGCGAAAGCGTGATCGCGATCACCGGCGCGGGCTCGGGGCTCGGCGCGGCGGTGGCGCGGATGGTGGTCGAGGGCGGCGGGCGCGCGCTCCTGATCGATGTGAACGCCGAGGCGGGGGCGGCGATGGCGGCCGAGCTCGGCGGGGCGGCGCGGTTTCAGCGCACCGATGTGACGAGCGCGACCGAGGGCGCGGCGGCGATTGCGGCGGCGGTGGAGGCCTTCGGGCGGCTCGACGGGCTGGTCAATTGCGCCGGGATCGCGCCGGGCGAGAAGATCGTGGGGCGCGAGGGGCCGCATGATCTCGAGCGGTTCGCGCGCGCGATCGCGGTGAATTTGACGGGCACTTTCAACATGTTGCGCCTTGCTGCGGCGCAGATGGCGGGGAATGCGCCGGGCCCGGGCGGCGAGCGCGGGGTGATCATCAACACCGCCTCGATCGCGGCGTTCGATGGCCAGATCGGCCAGGCGGCCTATGCGGCCTCGAAGGGCGGGGTGGCGGCGCTGACGCTGCCCGCCGCGCGCGAGCTTGCGCGCTCGGGGATCCGGGTGATGACCATCGCGCCGGGGATTTTCGAGACGCCGATGATGGCCGGGCTGCCGGCGGAGGTGCAGGCCTCGCTTGGCGCCTCGGTGCCCTTCCCCTCGCGGCTCGGGCGGGCGGCGGAATATGCGGCGCTCGTGCGGCATATCATGGAAAATCAGATGCTTAACGGCGAAGTGATCCGGCTCGACGGGGCGCTTCGGATGGCGCCGAAATGA
- a CDS encoding AraC family transcriptional regulator: protein MLPRRTIAPGFVEDALAALIAAGGAPEAVLGPLGLTAPVSHPISHELYGRLWRRIARAIGCEFFGLGARPMRPGAFALMAQAALHAPSLEAALRRMLEFLTIVLDAPAGRLTQAEGRATITLSGPAPRSAFADRTYWLIVMGLACWLTGRRIALAQVDFACAAPPDRGDYRQFFGAPVRFEAEVSALGFDARYLALAPIRSEAALGAFLREAPGNLLVRYRHDQGISGQIRARLRSLPAARWPSHETAARDLGLSPATLRRRLAAEGQSFAAIRDELRARRAEEMLRDGALGIAQIAAELGYSEPSAFHRAFRGWRGTSPAAFRAAQAQQHPAPQEPPSAAVSP, encoded by the coding sequence ATGCTCCCCCGCCGCACCATCGCCCCCGGTTTTGTCGAGGATGCGCTCGCCGCGCTGATCGCGGCCGGCGGCGCGCCCGAGGCCGTGCTCGGCCCGCTCGGCCTCACCGCCCCGGTGAGCCATCCGATCTCGCATGAGCTTTACGGGCGGCTCTGGCGGCGGATCGCGCGGGCGATCGGCTGCGAATTCTTCGGCCTTGGCGCGCGCCCGATGCGGCCGGGGGCCTTTGCGCTGATGGCGCAGGCCGCGCTCCATGCGCCAAGCCTCGAGGCCGCGCTGCGCCGGATGCTCGAATTCCTGACCATCGTGCTCGATGCGCCCGCCGGGCGGCTCACCCAGGCCGAGGGCCGCGCGACGATCACCCTGAGCGGCCCCGCGCCGCGCAGCGCCTTCGCCGACCGGACCTATTGGCTGATCGTGATGGGGCTGGCGTGCTGGCTCACGGGGCGGCGGATCGCGCTCGCGCAGGTCGATTTCGCCTGCGCCGCGCCCCCCGACCGGGGCGATTACCGGCAGTTTTTCGGCGCGCCGGTGCGGTTTGAGGCGGAGGTCAGCGCGCTGGGCTTCGATGCGCGCTATCTCGCCCTCGCGCCGATCCGCTCGGAAGCCGCGCTTGGCGCCTTTCTGCGCGAGGCGCCGGGGAATTTATTGGTGCGCTACCGCCATGATCAGGGGATCTCCGGCCAGATCCGTGCGCGCCTGCGCAGCCTGCCCGCCGCGCGCTGGCCCAGCCACGAGACCGCCGCGCGCGATCTTGGCCTCTCGCCCGCGACGCTGCGCCGGCGGCTCGCGGCGGAGGGGCAGAGCTTCGCCGCGATCCGCGACGAGCTGCGCGCGCGCCGCGCCGAGGAGATGCTGCGCGACGGCGCGCTGGGGATCGCGCAGATCGCGGCCGAGCTCGGCTATAGCGAGCCGAGCGCCTTTCACCGCGCCTTTCGCGGCTGGCGCGGCACCAGCCCGGCGGCCTTCCGCGCCGCTCAGGCGCAGCAACACCCCGCCCCGCAGGAGCCCCCGAGCGCCGCCGTATCGCCATAG
- a CDS encoding rhodanese-like domain-containing protein, whose protein sequence is MNDFKELPELREMCPTSSRKALGDGAVLLDLRAAADVARVGFAGCKVIAIPLEALEERLGELPQGRQIIAVAETPEGAKKAGYFLLYQGFERVAAMNPGLARWVAKGFPTYGDTAALGGSCGAGCCCA, encoded by the coding sequence ATGAACGATTTCAAGGAACTGCCGGAGCTTCGTGAGATGTGCCCGACCTCGAGCCGCAAGGCGCTTGGCGATGGCGCGGTGCTCCTCGATCTGCGCGCGGCGGCGGATGTCGCGCGGGTGGGGTTTGCGGGCTGCAAGGTGATCGCGATCCCGCTCGAGGCGCTGGAGGAGCGGCTGGGCGAGCTGCCGCAGGGCCGCCAGATCATCGCCGTGGCCGAGACCCCGGAGGGCGCGAAGAAGGCTGGGTATTTCCTGCTTTATCAAGGCTTTGAGCGGGTCGCGGCGATGAACCCGGGGCTTGCGCGCTGGGTGGCGAAGGGCTTTCCGACCTATGGCGATACGGCGGCGCTCGGGGGCTCCTGCGGGGCGGGGTGTTGCTGCGCCTGA
- a CDS encoding thioredoxin family protein, giving the protein MDIKVLGTGCAKCRATVDLIEKIAAETGAEIALEKVEEMRAIVGYGVMSTPAVVIDGKVVHKGSVPAAEMVRGWLA; this is encoded by the coding sequence ATGGATATCAAGGTGCTCGGGACAGGCTGTGCGAAATGCCGCGCGACGGTCGATCTGATCGAGAAGATCGCCGCCGAGACGGGGGCGGAGATCGCGCTCGAGAAGGTCGAGGAGATGCGCGCGATCGTGGGCTATGGGGTGATGTCGACGCCGGCGGTCGTGATCGACGGCAAGGTGGTGCACAAGGGCTCGGTGCCGGCGGCGGAGATGGTCCGGGGCTGGCTGGCGTGA
- a CDS encoding permease: MSLISHENPPRENPWLWSLALAAGLVGWVALYRELPALSAALVRLTPLDPASPAGSALAFFFYDVPKVLMLLGLIVFAMGVLRSFFAPERTRALLAGRRAGVGNVLAALLGVVTPFCSCSAVPLFIGLVSAGVPLGVTFSFLIAAPMVNEVALVLLFGLVGWQVAAVYFGFGLGLAMVAGWVIGRLGLEGWLQPWVRDLLATAPAEAEVAAMPLVARYRAGLTALGEIFGRVWIWVILGIAMGALIHGYVPEGLMVRIMGAEAWWSVPAAVALGIPMYTNAAGVIPIVEALLGKGAALGTVLAFMMSVIALSLPEMIILRQVLSLRLIAVFIGVVGAGILAVGYLFNILF; the protein is encoded by the coding sequence ATGAGCTTGATTTCCCATGAAAATCCACCCCGCGAAAACCCCTGGCTGTGGAGCCTCGCGCTCGCGGCCGGCCTTGTGGGCTGGGTCGCGCTCTATCGCGAGCTCCCCGCGCTTTCGGCCGCGCTCGTCCGCCTGACGCCGCTCGACCCGGCAAGCCCCGCCGGTTCGGCGCTCGCCTTCTTCTTCTATGACGTGCCGAAGGTTCTGATGCTGCTTGGGCTCATCGTCTTTGCGATGGGCGTGCTGCGCAGCTTCTTCGCGCCCGAGCGCACGCGCGCGCTGCTGGCGGGGCGGCGCGCGGGGGTGGGCAATGTCCTTGCCGCGCTGTTGGGCGTGGTGACGCCGTTTTGCTCCTGCTCGGCGGTGCCGCTCTTCATCGGGCTCGTCTCGGCCGGGGTGCCGCTGGGCGTGACCTTCTCCTTCCTGATCGCGGCGCCGATGGTCAATGAGGTGGCGCTGGTGCTGCTCTTTGGCCTCGTCGGCTGGCAGGTGGCGGCGGTCTATTTCGGCTTCGGGCTCGGGCTTGCGATGGTCGCGGGCTGGGTGATCGGGCGGCTCGGGCTCGAGGGCTGGTTGCAGCCCTGGGTGCGCGATCTCCTCGCCACCGCGCCCGCCGAGGCCGAGGTCGCGGCGATGCCGCTCGTGGCGCGCTACCGCGCCGGGCTCACGGCACTTGGCGAGATCTTCGGCCGCGTCTGGATCTGGGTGATCCTCGGCATCGCGATGGGCGCGCTGATCCACGGCTATGTGCCCGAGGGGCTGATGGTGCGGATCATGGGCGCCGAGGCGTGGTGGAGCGTGCCGGCGGCGGTCGCGCTCGGGATCCCGATGTACACGAATGCCGCGGGGGTGATCCCGATCGTCGAGGCGCTCCTGGGCAAGGGCGCGGCGCTCGGCACGGTTCTGGCCTTCATGATGAGCGTGATCGCGCTGAGCCTGCCCGAGATGATCATCCTGCGTCAGGTGCTCAGCCTGCGGCTGATCGCGGTCTTCATCGGCGTCGTGGGGGCCGGGATTCTGGCCGTTGGATATCTCTTCAACATACTGTTCTGA
- a CDS encoding ArsR/SmtB family transcription factor: MRLTAYARGRTLPLDLLTALAEPTRLGALRLLADGGEHCVCELMARLGATQSRMSRHMQVLKAAGLVIDRRDAQWVRYRLNPDLALPARAILEAVLAAANHEEALA; the protein is encoded by the coding sequence ATGCGCCTGACCGCATATGCGCGAGGCCGCACCTTGCCGCTTGATCTGCTCACCGCCCTTGCCGAACCGACCCGCCTCGGCGCGCTGCGGCTTCTGGCCGATGGCGGCGAGCATTGCGTGTGCGAGCTGATGGCGCGGCTCGGGGCCACGCAAAGCCGGATGTCGCGCCACATGCAGGTGCTCAAGGCCGCCGGCCTCGTCATCGACCGGCGCGATGCGCAATGGGTGCGCTACCGGCTGAACCCCGATCTCGCGCTGCCCGCGCGCGCGATCCTCGAGGCGGTTCTGGCGGCGGCGAACCATGAGGAGGCCCTCGCATGA
- a CDS encoding arsenate reductase/protein-tyrosine-phosphatase family protein — translation MELNDAIKPLAALAHPGRLALFRMLLRLAPQGGRPREMALAMGLPHNTLSHHLADLEAAGLISHARVGRGRLYRVEPARVAELFDYLSLDCARGRAGLAPAAPPARAPRVVYFLCSGNSARSILAEALMAARAPGMAAYSAGTRPARAVHPLALAELAARGLAAPGHRPQGLTALAKAPPPDLVLTLCDQAAFEECPQWPGAPLAAHWGLPDPVRAASPEAFSQAFSTLNARITALSTLPPDLDRAGLQAALDRIGLDQMEC, via the coding sequence ATGGAACTCAATGACGCCATAAAACCCCTCGCCGCGCTGGCCCATCCGGGCCGGCTTGCGCTCTTTCGGATGCTCTTGCGCCTCGCGCCGCAGGGCGGGCGCCCGCGCGAGATGGCGCTGGCGATGGGGCTGCCGCACAACACGCTCTCGCATCATCTGGCCGATCTCGAGGCCGCCGGGCTGATCTCCCATGCCCGGGTCGGGCGCGGCCGGCTCTACCGGGTCGAGCCCGCGCGGGTGGCCGAGCTCTTTGACTATCTCAGCCTCGATTGCGCGCGCGGGCGCGCGGGCCTCGCCCCCGCCGCGCCGCCCGCGCGCGCGCCGCGGGTGGTCTATTTCCTCTGCTCGGGCAATTCGGCGCGCTCGATCTTGGCCGAGGCGCTGATGGCGGCGCGGGCGCCGGGGATGGCGGCCTATTCGGCGGGCACGCGGCCGGCGCGCGCGGTGCATCCGCTGGCGCTGGCCGAGCTCGCCGCGCGGGGCCTTGCGGCCCCCGGCCACCGCCCGCAAGGCCTCACCGCGCTCGCCAAGGCGCCGCCCCCCGATCTCGTGCTCACGCTCTGCGATCAGGCCGCTTTCGAGGAGTGCCCGCAATGGCCCGGCGCGCCGCTGGCCGCGCATTGGGGCCTGCCCGACCCCGTGCGCGCGGCCAGCCCGGAGGCCTTTTCGCAAGCCTTTTCAACGCTCAACGCGCGGATCACCGCGCTTTCCACCCTCCCCCCCGATCTCGACCGCGCGGGCCTTCAGGCCGCGCTCGACCGGATCGGCCTTGACCAGATGGAGTGCTGA
- a CDS encoding ArsJ-associated glyceraldehyde-3-phosphate dehydrogenase has protein sequence MTRIALNGLGRMGKLALRRLFNLGLGGHIVLINEPAGTPEQLALLMEFDSAQGRWQSVGHGPGALTLGGREIALTQARTIEDLPLAAMGVDLVIDCTGVFKTPEKIAPYFAAGVARVVVSAPVKGEGVANLVYGVNHASYDPDRHPIVTAASCTTNCLAPMVKVVLESFGIRHASFTTIHDVTNTQTIIDRPAKDMRRARSALMNLIPTTTGSASAITQIFPELTGRIAGHAVRVPLVNASLTDATFELARETTVAEANAALKAAAEGPLAGILGYETRPLVSCDYLGDARSGVIDAGATLVTAGTQLKLYAWYDNEWGYACRLVDVARLVGGLA, from the coding sequence ATGACCCGCATCGCGCTGAACGGCCTTGGCCGGATGGGCAAACTCGCCCTGCGCCGCCTCTTCAACCTCGGCCTCGGCGGCCATATCGTGCTGATCAACGAACCCGCGGGCACGCCCGAACAGCTCGCGCTCCTGATGGAATTCGACAGCGCGCAGGGCCGCTGGCAGAGCGTCGGCCATGGCCCCGGCGCGCTCACCCTCGGCGGGCGCGAGATCGCGCTGACCCAGGCCCGCACGATCGAGGATCTGCCGCTCGCCGCGATGGGGGTCGATCTGGTGATCGACTGCACCGGCGTCTTCAAGACGCCCGAGAAGATCGCCCCCTATTTCGCGGCGGGCGTCGCGCGGGTCGTCGTCTCGGCGCCGGTCAAGGGCGAGGGCGTCGCCAATCTCGTCTATGGCGTGAACCACGCCAGCTATGACCCCGACCGCCACCCGATCGTGACCGCGGCGAGCTGCACGACGAACTGCCTCGCGCCGATGGTCAAGGTGGTGCTCGAGAGCTTCGGGATCCGTCATGCCTCCTTCACCACGATCCATGACGTGACCAACACCCAGACGATCATCGACCGCCCCGCCAAGGACATGCGCCGCGCGCGCTCGGCCTTGATGAACCTGATCCCGACGACGACGGGCTCGGCCAGCGCGATCACCCAGATCTTCCCCGAGCTCACCGGGCGGATCGCGGGCCATGCGGTGCGGGTGCCGCTCGTGAATGCCTCGCTCACCGATGCGACCTTCGAGCTGGCGCGCGAGACCACGGTGGCGGAGGCGAATGCCGCGCTCAAGGCCGCGGCCGAGGGGCCGCTCGCGGGGATCCTGGGCTATGAGACGCGCCCGCTGGTCTCCTGCGATTATCTGGGCGATGCGCGCTCGGGCGTGATCGACGCGGGCGCGACGCTCGTCACCGCGGGCACCCAGCTCAAGCTCTACGCCTGGTATGACAATGAATGGGGCTATGCCTGCCGGCTCGTCGATGTGGCGCGGCTGGTCGGGGGGCTCGCGTGA